The DNA window ATAGGAACCAAACTTGATGTACTCTCCATACATGACACAATATCTCGTTGATCGATCATCTGATTCAGTGACAGAGAATTTGATTCTACATATAGAAGCTCGATGAATAAGCATTATTGAGGAAAAGCacatatattttcaatgactcGGCTAGAAAGGCACAAAAGTTTCGAAAGATGTGGACTTGCAATTCTTTGCTATTCTGTAGCGTTACAGAAACAGGCAGGttgtgggctttggcgatatGCTGGACTACAGCACCTTTTCGCAGTGTATGGGAACCTtaggggccgcgtatacgagtctgattgctacctgcacgtggtggccctgctttaactaaacgcaatcaggcgttcgagtgtacgcattgggaacgtacgagctatataacctgcactgttatatggcgaaagcttcccatacattgcaaaaaggtgctgtcgtccagcacaccgccaaagcccaaaacctgaaaggtcaactgcctgaaaggagcatggaatctttggcaacaaccattcgtttcgtgacgctgaactgccgaacattatcgagtgaacttcaacaagccgctctatccagacttctgcgatatctctgtgtgccttttgctgcactgcaggaaacacgcatgagagatcggcccgtcatcagcatcgaaaattacaccatatactgctggcgatgagaacaaagtaggtggctgtgcgatagctgtgaggaacgattacaagaacctggtggaggaatttggctcaacgtcgtctagatgcgcctttttacgactgcgggaccgcggaggacgtaaactctggatcgtaagtgctcacgcacctacagaaaccgctgaggacaacagtaaggacgccttctatgatgaactcaatgcgttgatgtctaaaataccaggccagcaggtggtcattgtcggaatcgacgcaaatgtgaagatgggactcgaacagcaatccgatgtgctaggaaaatggtactatgcagcggagcgcacgtcggacaacggtgaccgtctggtcgacttgtgcgaacagacgggcctcatcatcgcttccacgtttaagaggaatcatcgacgccatcagctcacgtggcaggggtcaaccctttcaacgcctgaagagcagcgcaagcggaagatgaggacttataaacttcagctcgactacgttttggcgaggaacattcctcagtcagatatccggaaatctagagctgtttgggacgtcgcgttcgactctgaccaccgtccagttcttctcagcttcaagatacggtacCGCAAGAGAAACCGAAGGGTTCCTCTTCAACCAAAAATTGACGcagcaggtctgaaagacgatgaatgaagaacaaaattccgccaacgtgtgtctattcatgctggagtacggaccaggaagaagcttagcgatgcagATTCCTTCGCagagtgcatccaggacgctgcaagggaaactcTCCCGTTTCTATTGCCGcgaaagaagtttgcctttgcatctgcggaaacaaaatccacatacaattctgtatgtgtcgcgcgcagcgctggtgacttcaatcaggaaaagcgtcttagaaggaagctgcgtcgtcaactgcaacaaaaccGCGATAatgagtggacgtcaagagcgatggagtttgagaaggcgtgggaggacaggaaccggcggaaagcctatgctctactaaaacagtatagcggcaaaatgaaaagatgttcccctgtcctcaacactgccaatggggtagctgtcggtgaagcaacccttccaatttggaaggaataCTTCAATACCTTGCTGAACCTGCTAGCACCGTCAgtccctgaactcgaacacgttcatagaccgacatacgcggttaacgaggaCCCACCGACcgtgtcggaggtcctggtctgtattcaaaaaatgaagaatggaaaatctggcggagacgacggTATTAGCgtagaaatgctaaaatatcttcctccgtctgggattcttgagatgacaaagatcatccgttcaatatggatagacgaaaggatacctgattcgtggagacacgctatcataattcccctccacaagaagttatccgtcacggaccccaggaattatcgaggaatctctttgctgcgtgttatgtacaaggtattggagcgcattatcccggaccgactcattaaacatcgcgaaaaaacaacgcgcgacgggcaagctggctttcgtcccggccgatctacgactgaccaggtgttcatcatcaggagagtgatcgaaatctggcggcggtattcgaagccaatgcaactagcgtttctggactttgaagccgcgttcgattctcctcaccgaggccgtcttctcaacgcgctgagCGCCgctggagtaccaggaaagttcgttcgcttgcttgatgacatgaatcaacgaacaactgctgcagttcgaacaccagccggatgtacaataccgtttgaagtggtaactggagtaagacaaggggcagtggcaggacctttcctgttcagtttcgcaatcgacgacattttgcgaagaacagtcgaccagtgtcctgccgacattgtcttaacACCATttgggtgccccttgactgacctcgagtacgccgacgatgttgttatattcgcgaaaAGCAGTACGAcatttcaacatgttgtcaaccttgtatcgaagctggctgcagcttACGGACTACTCCTAcaccctgataaatgcaagtagatgtggatctcttcgagaccacgaacgggaatcagggtggacggacaaccgatagaactcgtcgatgagttctattacctaggctgtacgctgaagaacaatggcagctacgagagagatgttcagcaaagatgcgctaaggccacttctgcatttaactccttaacgaaatgcctgtggtcgacccccatcaccaacgaagtcaagctgcgggtctacctatccgcaattcgccccatcatgatgtacggatcggagacttgggcagcaccatcaacggttatggagaggcttgactgcacggaacgaaagctgcttaggtggctacttggctacttatggcctagggtatgtcacaatgaagatctttactctgaaattgatgtggtataccggcggatgacacgtggaagacatcaacatcttgcaccgccatcgaaagtggttaaagtaaatcgtcttcgcttctttggtcatatattaaggagaccggcagatcgccttgttcaacgagttctgaagagttcgtcgggttcgggctggaagaagccacctggccgaaaaatgaagttctggactgaggtggtgaaagaggacctgaggacactcggcgtgggtaggcagttcaggcgagacgtaaggtttcgcagaatatggaacagcgac is part of the Necator americanus strain Aroian chromosome V, whole genome shotgun sequence genome and encodes:
- a CDS encoding hypothetical protein (NECATOR_CHRV.G20255.T2), translated to MESLATTIRFVTLNCRTLSSELQQAALSRLLRYLSSKITPYTAGDENKVGGCAIAVRNDYKNLVEEFGSTSSRCAFLRLRDRGGRKLWIVSAHAPTETAEDNSKDAFYDELNALMSKIPGQQVVIVGIDANVKMGLEQQSDVLGKWYYAAERTSDNGDRLVDLCEQTGLIIASTFKRNHRRHQLTWQGSTLSTPEEQRKRKMRTYKLQLDYVLARNIPQSDIRKSRAVWDVAFDSDHRPVLLSFKIRTKFRQRVSIHAGVRTRKKLSDADSFAECIQDAARETLPFLLPRKKFAFASAETKSTYNSVCVARSAGDFNQEKRLRRKLRRQLQQNRDNEWTSRAMEFEKAWEDRNRRKAYALLKQYSGKMKRCSPVLNTANGVAVGEATLPIWKEYFNTLLNLLAPSVPELEHVHRPTYAVNEDPPTVSEVLVCIQKMKNGKSGGDDGISVEMLKYLPPSGILEMTKIIRSIWIDERIPDSWRHAIIIPLHKKLSVTDPRNYRGISLLRVMYKVLERIIPDRLIKHREKTTRDGQAGFRPGRSTTDQVFIIRRVIEIWRRYSKPMQLAFLDFEAAFDSPHRGRLLNALSAAGVPGKFVRLLDDMNQRTTAAVRTPAGCTIPFEVVTGVRQGAVAGPFLFSFAIDDILRRTVDQCPADIVLTPFGCPLTDLEYADDVVIFAKSSTTFQHVVNLVSKLAAAYGLLLHPDKCK
- a CDS encoding hypothetical protein (NECATOR_CHRV.G20255.T1), yielding MRTKCAFLRLRDRGGRKLWIVSAHAPTETAEDNSKDAFYDELNALMSKIPGQQVVIVGIDANVKMGLEQQSDVLGKWYYAAERTSDNGDRLVDLCEQTGLIIASTFKRNHRRHQLTWQGSTLSTPEEQRKRKMRTYKLQLDYVLARNIPQSDIRKSRAVWDVAFDSDHRPVLLSFKIRTKFRQRVSIHAGVRTRKKLSDADSFAECIQDAARETLPFLLPRKKFAFASAETKSTYNSVCVARSAGDFNQEKRLRRKLRRQLQQNRDNEWTSRAMEFEKAWEDRNRRKAYALLKQYSGKMKRCSPVLNTANGVAVGEATLPIWKEYFNTLLNLLAPSVPELEHVHRPTYAVNEDPPTVSEVLVCIQKMKNGKSGGDDGISVEMLKYLPPSGILEMTKIIRSIWIDERIPDSWRHAIIIPLHKKLSVTDPRNYRGISLLRVMYKVLERIIPDRLIKHREKTTRDGQAGFRPGRSTTDQVFIIRRVIEIWRRYSKPMQLAFLDFEAAFDSPHRGRLLNALSAAGVPGKFVRLLDDMNQRTTAAVRTPAGCTIPFEVVTGVRQGAVAGPFLFSFAIDDILRRTVDQCPADIVLTPFGCPLTDLEYADDVVIFAKSSTTFQHVVNLVSKLAAAYGLLLHPDKCK
- a CDS encoding hypothetical protein (NECATOR_CHRV.G20256.T1), coding for MMYGSETWAAPSTVMERLDCTERKLLRWLLGYLWPRVCHNEDLYSEIDVVYRRMTRGRHQHLAPPSKVVKVNRLRFFGHILRRPADRLVQRVLKSSSGSGWKKPPGRKMKFWTEVVKEDLRTLGVGRQFRRDVRFRRIWNSDEWIDSVQALAEDREGWAELCSRTAHLGEDAGNRVRR